Proteins encoded within one genomic window of Trichoderma asperellum chromosome 2, complete sequence:
- a CDS encoding uncharacterized protein (EggNog:ENOG41) — protein sequence MSAQVPEAVQALSPGLEKSASPADASSTTSANGSTSTATNTSISNNGGSTSSSAQVSPTLGDSLDTPRALVCRWNQCNQKFTNAETLYEHICERHVGRKSTNNLSLTCQWNSCRTTTVKRDHITSHIRVHVPLKPHKCEFCGKSFKRPQDLKKHVKTHADDSVLSRPGQDNPPAPSYYDHNGQMRSPVPGYPQPGGYYAPQPSTNYGLYFNQQHVNTAPRSEQQIGYTAGYERKRTFDVVDDFFGSAKRHQVDPTSYAQIGRSLLPLHGALAMSNGPMTATEPYLAQPAGHAVVHAAPVPSQNPLAQQYYLPMPNARTQKDLIQIDHLLGQMQDTIYENAAHATAGIHPHDGQFARYRSTPSPPTLHRGPAGMHVGTDGYQPVSAANMASPLTAISSNGTPAVTPPSSAMSYSSGHSPSPSASSGFSPQSRHSSTVSSVMYPSLPTSLPTVSHGFGQSTTATLGPSFDAGERRRYSGGMLQRARAAPPSPPLQSSGEANGATTPKASESAPSIGSPSSDSSDVSDGTREREEQYERWVENMRVIEALRDYIRGRLERRDYVDEYPNIGRIRKDVDAMDLDGKSRNPLTNERPQSKESNSLYPILPLPGTRS from the exons ATGTCGGCCCAGGTCCCCGAAGCCGTCCAGGCTCTGTCTCCAGGCCTCGAGAAGTCGGCATCGCCCGCAGACGCATCGTCAACCACcagcgccaatggcagcaccagcacagccaccaacaccagcatcagcaacaatGGTGGCAGCACCTCGTCCAGTGCACAGGTTTCGCCGACGCTCGGCGACTCGCTAGACACGCCGCGAGCACTCGTCTGTCGCTGGAACCAATGTAACCAGAAGTTTACCAATGCAGAGACACTCTAT GAACACATCTGTGAGCGCCATGTTGGCCGCAAAAGCACAAACAACCTGAGCCTCACTTGCCAGTGGAACTCTTGTCGCACCACCACCGTTAAGCGTGATCACATCACTTCACATATCCGTGTTCACGTTCCGCTTAAGCCTCACAAGTGCGAATTCTGCGGCAAGTCATTCAAACGACCTCAGGACTTGAAGAAGCACGTCAAG ACTCATGCCGATGACTCGGTCCTTTCCAGGCCCGGCCAGGATAACCCACCAG CCCCTAGCTATTACGACCATAATGGGCAGATGCGAAGCCCTGTCCCTGGCTATCCTCAACCCGGCGGCTATTACGCTCCTCAGCCGTCGACGAATTATGGACTCTACTTTAACCAGCAGCATGTCAACACTGCACCCCGCAGTGAGCAACAGATTGGCTACACAGCTGGCTATGAACGTAAGCGCACGTTCGATGTGGTTGACGACTTTTTCGGCAGCGCCAAACGCCACCAGGTCGACCCGACCTCGTATGCCCAAATCGGCCGCTCCCTGCTCCCTCTCCACGGCGCGCTGGCCATGTCCAACGGACCCATGACTGCCACGGAACCATATCTTGCCCAGCCAGCCGGCCATGCTGTGGTCCACGCTGCCCCTGTACCCAGCCAGAACCCTTTGGCGCAGCAGTACTACCTGCCTATGCCTAATGCGAGGACGCAAAAAGATCTCATCCAGATCGACCATCTCCTAGGTCAGATGCAAGACACCATTTACGAGAACGCTGCCCATGCTACTGCCGGAATTCACCCCCATGACGGCCAATTTGCTAGATACCGCAGCACCCCATCACCTCCCACCCTTCACCGAGGCCCGGCTGGCATGCATGTCGGCACTGATGGCTACCAGCCTGTCTCGGCGGCTAACATGGCCTCACCGCTGACTGCCATCTCATCCAACGGCACTCCGGCAGTGACACCACCCTCCAGTGCCATGTCCTATTCCTCTGGCCATTCACCAAGCCCCTCGGCCTCTTCAGGATTCTCGCCGCAATCTCGCCACAGTTCGACTGTCTCATCAGTCATGTACCCCAGCCTCCCCACCAGTCTGCCTACCGTCAGCCATGGATTTGGCCAGTCTACTACGGCAACTCTGGGTCCTAGCTTTGACGCTGGCGAGCGCCGTCGCTACTCTGGCGGTATGCTCCAACGGGCTCGTGCCGCACCGCCGTCACCGCCGCTACAGTCCTCTGGCGAGGCGAACGGCGCAACGACTCCTAAAGCAAGCGAGTCTGCGCCATCGATCGGGTCTCCATCTTCTGATTCATCAGATGTCAGTGACGGTACTCGTGAGCGAGAAGAGCAATATGAAAGATGGGTCGAAAATATGCGGGTGATTGAGGCCCTTCGCGACTACATCCGAGGACGCCTGGAGCGCAGAGACTATGTAGATGAGTATCCCAACATTGGTAGAATCCGCAAGGATGTCGACGCCATGGACCTTGACGGCAAGTCCAGGAACCCACTTACCAATGAACGCCCCCAGTCTAAGGAGAGCAACTCTCTGTATCCCATCCTTCCCCTTCCCGGAACCAGATCATGA
- a CDS encoding uncharacterized protein (EggNog:ENOG41), with the protein MGDLNTNAAASSAYPGPCLPTPNHIRLVSLQPGSDNSIICELLIAEVHSNISYEAVSYTWGDPGDRQTVFIKSHKHERPRELFVTSNCVSALRRLRYQDRPRILWIDALSIDQSNLVERNHQVSLMAAIYSSATNVAIYLGEASEDSEQAINFIIECATPSSDTNSLSYIKSAPLVRALSSFFHRSWFTRVWVLQEAVLPATGIAYCGNKTLPWSTIKHFSGWNTNNKWLQQLPFVVSDPKVSPIERQELPPMLKLLIQARHCEATDPRDKIYSMLSLLGTPDKQFSLKPRYEDPVAKVYTDCALALMADSGCNLLSAVQGGSTIDGLPSWVPDWSVQPRREILGTSMRVTRNRPYNFEERAGNPKSPQVILDEPTPGTMKVSARLRIAGYACGKITKVGSPYLAGQGQFPLHEWKSLLQDDAVVGRRQANVVPLNFHGDDSNEYIFHKVIGAAGFGYASAIFRFVQKEAKIKQAPEGDVSALSWESSVRQMASERHSAQATEDFALPFTDIPFHLAAKDQPPSYRAYVQFVLKNCHSRRFFITDTGYMGIGPEGAKIDDKIYICVGAAIPFAFRDVDENCNGQSSKVFQLVGECYTDEKAWRDLEDRINSPQYFDVI; encoded by the coding sequence ATGGGAGATCTCAACACAAATGCTGCAGCCAGTTCTGCATATCCCGGGCCATGTCTTCCAACGCCAAATCACATAcgtctcgtctctctccAGCCGGGAAGCGATAACTCAATTATATGTGAACTTTTGATTGCTGAAGTTCATTCAAACATCTCTTATGAAGCAGTATCATATACCTGGGGAGACCCCGGTGACCGCCAAACtgtctttattaaatctCACAAGCACGAGCGACCAAGAGAATTATTTGTAACTTCTAATTGTGTCTCTGCCCTTCGTCGCTTACGATATCAAGACCGTCCACGTATTTTATGGATAGACGCTTTGAGCATTGATCAATCGAATTTGGTGGAAAGAAATCACCAAGTGTCTCTTATGGCTGCGATTTACTCCAGTGCCACAAACGTTGCCATCTACCTCGGCGAGGCTTCAGAGGACAGCGAGCAAGCGATTAACTTTATCATAGAATGCGCTACACCGTCTTCAGATACAAACTCTCTGAGCTACATAAAATCTGCGCCATTGGTTCGAGCATtaagcagcttcttccatcgATCTTGGTTTACAAGAGTATGGGTTTTACAAGAAGCTGTACTACCAGCTACTGGCATAGCTTATTGCGGAAACAAAACACTGCCCTGGTCGACAATTAAGCATTTCAGTGGTTGGAACACAAACAACAAATGGCTACAACAGCTGCCATTTGTAGTCTCTGACCCTAAAGTCTCGCCGATAGAGCGCCAGGAACTACCGCCGATGCTTAAACTCCTTATTCAAGCAAGACATTGCGAAGCAACAGATCCCCGAGATAAGATCTATAGCATGCTATCGTTGCTGGGCACGCCAGACAAGCAATTCAGCCTCAAGCCACGATATGAAGATCCAGTTGCTAAAGTCTATACGGACTGCGCCCTTGCCCTCATGGCTGATAGCGGCTGTAATCTTCTCAGTGCTGTGCAGGGGGGTTCGACGATTGATGGTCTGCCATCATGGGTACCAGACTGGAGTGTCCAACCCAGACGCGAAATTCTTGGGACGTCTATGCGCGTAACACGAAACAGACCTTATAACTTCGAAGAGCGAGCGGGGAATCCTAAATCACCACAGGTTATCTTGGATGAACCAACTCCCGGTACGATGAAAGTATCCGCGAGATTACGTATAGCTGGCTACGCATGTGGCAAGATTACAAAAGTCGGGTCGCCATATCTCGCCGGCCAAGGCCAGTTTCCATTACATGAGTGGAAGTCTCTACTACAGGATGATGCTGTAGTTGGTAGGAGACAGGCAAACGTCGTACCTCTCAACTTCCATGGCGATGACTCAAATGAATATATTTTCCACAAAGTCATAGGCGCCGCTGGATTTGGATATGCCAGTGCAATTTTTCGATTTGTCCAGAAGGAGGCCAAAATAAAGCAAGCGCCAGAGGGCGACGTATCTGCACTGAGCTGGGAATCCAGTGTCAGGCAAATGGCTTCGGAAAGGCATTCTGCACAAGCCACTGAAGATTTTGCGTTGCCATTCACAGATATTCCATTCCATCTTGCAGCAAAGGACCAGCCTCCCAGCTACAGGGCCTATGTCCAATTTGTGTTAAAGAACTGCCACTCCCGTCGCTTTTTTATCACTGACACAGGGTACATGGGCATTGGGCCTGAAGGGGCTAAGATTGACGACAAAATCTACATTTGTGTGGGTGCTGCAATTCCATTCGCATTTAGGGACGTCGACGAGAATTGCAACGGCCAAAGTTCGAAAGTTTTCCAGTTGGTGGGAGAATGTTATACAGACGAAAAGGCGTGGAGAGACCTAGAAGACAGAATCAACTCACCTCAGTATTTTGATGTTATATAA
- a CDS encoding uncharacterized protein (EggNog:ENOG41~TransMembrane:1 (i48-64o)): MSRAAVCNWCEYRLGRTSPPLSLPTANQQTPSTKQTEPLKQTPRTMKAAVFAIVPMLLLGASAYRPPVHGPKPPVEDACCCCDISINSISCDRDIPASDCICAAVVCPPGAPTVWHGEPPAPRPTAPTEQFYPVPGEPTA; the protein is encoded by the exons ATGTCCCGTGCCGCTGTTTGCAACTGGTGCGAGTACAGATTAG GTCGAACGAGcccgcctctctctctccctacGGCAAACCAACAGACACCCTCGACCAAACAAACGGAACCACTCAAGCAAACACCAAGAACCATGAAGGCCGCTGTCTTTGCCATCGTccccatgctgctgctgggcgccTCTGCCTACCGCCCTCCCGTCCACGGGCCCAAGCCGCCCGTTGAAgacgcctgctgctgctgcgacatCTCAATCAACTCAATCTCCTGCGATAGGGACATCCCCGCCAGCGACTGCATCTGCGCCGCCGTCGTCTGCCCCCCTGGCGCGCCAACCGTCTGGCACGGCGAGCCGCCGGCGCCGCGACCCACCGCACCCACCGAGCAGTTCTACCCGGTGCCCGGCGAACCCACAGCGTAA